One segment of Novipirellula aureliae DNA contains the following:
- a CDS encoding BMC domain-containing protein produces MGSLIQVNFIRDNKNQFLLEENLNMNDAIGLIETKGLLALIEATDAMAKAANVQIVKRVDIGGAFVTTIVSGDVGSVRAAVEAGANAAAQVGELVGSHIIARPSEGLTGAFLG; encoded by the coding sequence ATGGGTTCACTCATCCAAGTGAACTTTATTCGCGATAACAAAAATCAATTTTTACTTGAAGAGAATCTTAATATGAACGATGCAATTGGTTTGATTGAAACCAAAGGATTGTTGGCTCTGATCGAAGCAACCGATGCGATGGCAAAGGCTGCGAACGTTCAAATCGTCAAGCGAGTCGATATCGGCGGTGCTTTCGTGACAACGATTGTTAGCGGAGATGTCGGTAGCGTTCGTGCGGCAGTCGAGGCGGGTGCCAATGCAGCCGCTCAAGTCGGTGAATTGGTCGGAAGCCATATCATCGCACGCCCTTCGGAGGGTCTCACGGGTGCTTTTTTGGGCTAG
- the ribD gene encoding bifunctional diaminohydroxyphosphoribosylaminopyrimidine deaminase/5-amino-6-(5-phosphoribosylamino)uracil reductase RibD has product MTSDETHMRQALNLARQGLGFVEPNPMVGCLLVRDGAVIGQGYHESYGGPHAEVNALESCRRANHDPNGATAYVTLEPCCHFGKTPPCTRALIEAGVARVVVAMADPFSEVNGGGLAELNAAGIETATGILEDQARELNAAYLKRVTAKKPWCIAKWAMTVDGRIATTLGQSQWITGETSRADVHRLRARCDAIVVGMQTVIADDPLLTARLATNNTKAQRTATRIVFCTQRLPPIESKLVQSAKQIPLLLIVSMAIENARLEQLETLGATVYRCHSSDRLQMVSEAMEYLGSLGMTNVMLEGGGELISSFVNSGEVDEYHVYIGAKVFGGRTAPGPIGGTGFPTLDEAAAVQLISLDRMDQDVKLVYRKSRQEAPTDKRSQ; this is encoded by the coding sequence GTGACATCTGACGAAACCCACATGCGGCAAGCGCTAAACCTTGCCCGACAAGGCCTTGGTTTTGTCGAGCCGAACCCGATGGTTGGTTGCTTGCTGGTTCGCGACGGTGCGGTGATCGGTCAAGGCTACCATGAATCCTATGGTGGCCCGCACGCCGAAGTGAACGCGCTCGAGTCGTGCCGCCGTGCTAACCACGATCCGAACGGTGCGACGGCTTATGTCACGCTCGAACCGTGTTGCCACTTTGGAAAAACACCTCCTTGCACCCGAGCGTTGATCGAAGCGGGTGTGGCTCGAGTCGTCGTCGCGATGGCGGACCCGTTCAGCGAAGTCAACGGTGGCGGATTGGCCGAACTCAATGCTGCAGGGATCGAAACAGCGACGGGCATCTTGGAAGATCAGGCACGTGAACTCAATGCGGCCTATCTCAAGCGGGTTACCGCAAAAAAACCATGGTGTATTGCCAAATGGGCGATGACCGTTGATGGGCGAATTGCCACAACACTTGGGCAGAGCCAATGGATCACAGGAGAAACATCGCGAGCCGATGTTCATCGTCTTCGCGCCCGATGCGATGCAATCGTCGTTGGTATGCAAACCGTCATTGCCGATGATCCGCTTTTAACCGCACGCTTGGCGACCAACAATACAAAAGCCCAAAGGACTGCCACGCGAATCGTCTTTTGTACACAACGGTTGCCGCCGATCGAATCGAAACTCGTCCAATCCGCAAAGCAAATCCCGCTGTTGTTGATTGTTTCCATGGCGATTGAAAACGCGAGACTCGAGCAGCTCGAAACCCTCGGTGCGACCGTCTATCGCTGTCATTCTTCTGATCGTTTGCAAATGGTATCCGAAGCAATGGAATACCTCGGTTCGCTCGGCATGACCAACGTGATGCTCGAAGGGGGCGGCGAATTGATCAGCAGTTTCGTCAACTCAGGCGAAGTCGACGAGTACCACGTCTATATCGGTGCGAAGGTGTTTGGGGGCCGAACCGCTCCAGGACCGATTGGTGGAACTGGCTTTCCCACGCTCGACGAAGCCGCAGCCGTCCAGCTGATTAGCCTTGACCGTATGGATCAAGATGTCAAGCTTGTTTATCGGAAGAGCCGCCAGGAAGCCCCCACCGACAAAAGGTCCCAATGA
- a CDS encoding M1 family aminopeptidase, whose amino-acid sequence MSRLQSGLLFLLFLLSAGSPGHAEEIICRYCNRDDSPFGATHSHSGRFQYAPVRQVDVQHIKLDVTPNFEAKTVSGTVSITAIPISQPVEVLRLDAVDIHVQEVRLAEGEVADFLSMRDRLEIAFAEPLPVGKEFRVEIEYSAQPTQGLYFRTADMGYPEADTHIWTQGETHEARHWFPCFDYPNERSSTEIICHVPSEMTVLSNGRRMGETTDDSGLKAVRWLQKKPHANYLICLVAGKFEKLEKRHRDLELGFYTQPTLIEHAANSFLDTPDIMAFFESDIGMPFPWAKYDQVTIADFVAGGMENTSITTLTDQTVFSSETENIRSTRSLDAHELAHQWFGDYVTCKDWSHLWLNEGFATYYATLYEGHKFGRDALLYRMYLDASQKVLVQAKDMRPIVYNEYKNPGEQFDFRAYPKGSWVLHMLRSQLGDDLYRECILAYLKKHALSNVVTDDLRQVIEEHTGRPMDRFFDQWVYHPRHPDLKITYQWLPKSKMAKVTIRQTQTISDDVLLYEFPTQLRFVVGNQVIDRDITVKDVEEDFYVPLESQPSIVRFDPAYSVLASVDFDKSNDLLAAQIANEEDMIGRLIACEALGSRKTDASVQLLKTRLNEDPFFGVRIAAAKALARHHSDKAIRVLNESFRGQTDARVRLAVAEAMFKRFQMDDLRSILSVVDHEKNPAIRAVAIKAMGKYYGEPARSKLIELLDSESFRDELAAASIEAIRKQNDPSFAPALLQMLDRRASKMSSRNLAKAIETVGEIAKDSDQQSIAFEWIVSTLDHPKTKIQTAAIAALGDLGDRRSKSIIAAYLDSNDERMKRAAEQAMNKLNEQAATVPQEVIELRKSLQDLQKETKEMKKDFEAFQKRYSASNSGSNDSSEPVAADSEG is encoded by the coding sequence ATGAGTCGTCTCCAAAGTGGTCTTTTGTTTTTGCTGTTTTTACTCAGTGCTGGATCGCCAGGGCATGCGGAGGAGATCATTTGTCGGTATTGCAATCGTGACGATTCGCCATTCGGGGCGACACATTCTCATTCAGGACGATTTCAATACGCTCCGGTTCGGCAAGTCGATGTGCAGCACATCAAGCTAGATGTGACCCCTAACTTCGAAGCCAAGACGGTCTCAGGAACCGTTTCGATCACGGCAATCCCGATCTCTCAACCGGTCGAAGTGTTGCGGCTCGATGCCGTCGATATTCACGTTCAAGAGGTTCGCTTGGCAGAGGGCGAGGTCGCCGATTTTTTATCGATGCGAGATCGCTTGGAAATTGCCTTTGCGGAACCCTTGCCGGTCGGCAAAGAATTTCGAGTCGAGATTGAGTATTCGGCTCAGCCGACACAGGGGTTGTATTTCCGCACGGCGGACATGGGGTACCCCGAGGCGGACACTCACATTTGGACGCAAGGCGAGACGCACGAAGCACGTCATTGGTTCCCCTGTTTCGACTATCCTAACGAACGATCCTCGACCGAGATCATTTGCCATGTGCCCAGTGAGATGACGGTGCTCAGTAATGGGAGGCGGATGGGGGAGACGACGGATGATTCTGGCTTGAAGGCGGTGCGATGGCTACAAAAAAAGCCGCACGCAAATTACTTGATTTGTTTGGTTGCAGGAAAATTCGAGAAGCTCGAAAAACGCCATCGTGATCTCGAATTGGGATTCTACACCCAACCGACGTTGATAGAGCACGCTGCGAACTCGTTTCTCGATACGCCGGACATCATGGCATTCTTTGAAAGCGACATTGGGATGCCTTTTCCCTGGGCGAAGTATGACCAAGTGACGATTGCCGATTTTGTCGCTGGTGGGATGGAGAACACGTCGATAACAACATTGACGGACCAAACGGTGTTTTCAAGTGAGACCGAGAATATCCGATCGACTCGGAGTTTGGATGCGCACGAGTTGGCGCATCAATGGTTTGGCGACTATGTCACTTGCAAAGATTGGAGCCATTTGTGGCTTAACGAAGGTTTTGCGACCTACTATGCGACTCTTTACGAAGGACACAAATTTGGCCGCGATGCATTGTTGTATCGCATGTATCTCGATGCTTCCCAAAAAGTCTTGGTTCAAGCCAAAGATATGCGGCCTATCGTCTACAACGAGTACAAAAACCCTGGTGAGCAGTTCGATTTTCGAGCTTATCCCAAGGGGAGCTGGGTGTTGCACATGTTACGCAGCCAGCTCGGCGACGATTTGTATCGCGAGTGTATTTTGGCTTACCTAAAAAAGCATGCACTGTCTAATGTGGTGACGGATGATTTGCGGCAAGTGATTGAAGAGCATACCGGGCGACCGATGGATCGTTTTTTCGACCAATGGGTTTACCATCCGCGGCATCCTGATTTGAAGATTACTTACCAGTGGCTGCCCAAATCAAAAATGGCCAAAGTCACGATTCGACAAACACAAACGATCAGCGATGATGTTCTGCTCTATGAGTTCCCAACCCAGTTGCGATTTGTTGTCGGCAATCAAGTGATCGACCGTGACATTACCGTAAAGGATGTGGAAGAAGATTTTTACGTGCCGCTTGAAAGTCAACCATCGATCGTCCGATTTGATCCTGCCTATTCCGTATTGGCGAGCGTTGACTTTGACAAGTCAAACGATTTGCTGGCTGCCCAAATTGCAAATGAAGAAGACATGATTGGGCGTTTGATCGCCTGTGAAGCTCTCGGCAGCCGGAAGACGGATGCATCGGTTCAGCTGTTGAAAACACGACTTAACGAGGATCCGTTTTTCGGCGTTCGTATTGCTGCTGCAAAGGCACTTGCCAGGCATCACTCGGACAAGGCAATCCGAGTTTTAAACGAATCCTTTCGTGGCCAGACCGATGCCAGAGTTCGGCTTGCTGTCGCCGAAGCGATGTTCAAGCGTTTTCAAATGGACGATTTGAGATCGATTTTGTCGGTGGTCGATCATGAAAAGAACCCGGCGATTCGTGCGGTCGCCATCAAGGCGATGGGCAAGTACTATGGCGAGCCGGCACGATCAAAGTTGATTGAATTATTGGATTCGGAATCGTTTCGGGACGAATTAGCGGCTGCTTCGATAGAAGCGATTCGGAAACAAAACGACCCCAGTTTTGCTCCAGCGCTTTTGCAGATGCTTGACCGTCGTGCGTCCAAGATGAGTTCCCGAAATTTGGCCAAGGCGATCGAAACCGTTGGGGAAATCGCCAAGGACAGCGATCAGCAATCGATCGCATTCGAATGGATCGTTTCGACGCTGGATCATCCCAAAACCAAGATTCAAACAGCTGCCATCGCGGCACTTGGTGATTTAGGCGACCGTCGATCGAAGTCGATTATCGCTGCCTATCTCGATTCGAATGATGAGCGAATGAAACGGGCTGCCGAACAGGCAATGAATAAGTTGAATGAGCAAGCGGCGACCGTCCCCCAAGAAGTGATCGAGTTGAGGAAATCTCTACAGGACCTGCAGAAGGAAACGAAAGAGATGAAGAAGGATTTCGAAGCGTTTCAAAAACGCTATTCCGCTTCGAATTCCGGTTCAAATGATTCTTCAGAACCCGTCGCAGCGGATTCGGAGGGATGA
- the pduL gene encoding phosphate propanoyltransferase, with the protein MTQTIDRVRIETLVREAIRGSLKSAASASAAAGQSNAMSAFSPPGWVDGKPNLRVSISARHVHLTDEHVEVLFGAGSTLEPDKALYQDGFYAAKQTVMVVGPRRRMLPNVRVLGPTRDFSQVELALTDSISLGIDAPIRHSGHIHGSPGCVLVGPKGTVQLDQGVIRAARHVHMNFADADYYGVKNSDKMQLVVRSKECNVVFEDVLVRADEKAKLEVHIDTDEGNACNLEAASEIILRKNECNCKDH; encoded by the coding sequence ATGACACAAACCATTGATCGCGTCCGAATTGAAACGCTTGTACGAGAAGCGATTCGGGGATCCTTAAAAAGCGCGGCTAGCGCATCGGCAGCGGCAGGCCAAAGCAATGCGATGTCGGCCTTTTCGCCGCCCGGCTGGGTGGACGGCAAGCCGAACTTGCGAGTCAGTATTTCGGCACGTCACGTCCATTTGACCGACGAGCACGTCGAAGTTTTGTTCGGTGCCGGCAGCACGCTCGAACCAGACAAAGCCCTTTATCAAGACGGTTTTTATGCAGCCAAGCAAACGGTGATGGTGGTGGGTCCCCGTCGTCGAATGTTGCCAAACGTCCGGGTACTTGGTCCGACTCGTGATTTCAGTCAAGTCGAATTGGCGCTCACCGACTCAATCTCACTCGGTATCGACGCACCGATACGTCACAGTGGCCACATTCACGGGTCACCAGGATGTGTCCTCGTCGGCCCCAAGGGCACGGTGCAACTCGACCAAGGCGTGATTCGCGCAGCGCGTCACGTCCACATGAATTTCGCCGACGCTGATTATTATGGCGTCAAGAATAGCGACAAGATGCAATTGGTCGTTCGAAGCAAGGAATGCAACGTCGTTTTTGAAGACGTATTGGTTCGCGCGGATGAGAAAGCGAAGTTGGAAGTCCACATCGATACGGACGAAGGCAACGCATGCAACTTGGAAGCCGCCAGCGAGATTATTCTTCGCAAAAACGAATGCAATTGTAAAGATCACTGA
- a CDS encoding anti-sigma factor family protein, giving the protein MHEDLLGYLLGALEPHEMQRVAELLRDDAEMRIELEKLERALRPLEDHYQPPLSPPPDLVSKTMSALPPLPIPANSESSDFPLPEDALAGFPVAAMNDGVETPARSGSGWADWMASALSAAVLLALILPSLAEGRFESRRAACQDQLRQFGTALTQFVNRDEQSRLPAVAKEGPEAFAGIYAVRLNEAGLLGDVSSGPTTRDSSSEHYMLSRWCPSLGRPTANAFSKSSIDHVATIDELHHADHDTLRELQQLAGGHYAYTLGVVDGNDFGSPKFESRSSFAVMSDSPGNQFIGSQGPTSSASHGRLGVNILYEDGRVQFVSLSSLGSIPDHPWFNYRGDVEAGVNIDDASLAPSWRPPFANVRQR; this is encoded by the coding sequence ATGCACGAAGACTTGCTCGGATATTTGCTCGGCGCTTTGGAGCCACACGAAATGCAGCGTGTGGCTGAATTGCTCCGAGACGACGCCGAAATGAGAATCGAGCTAGAGAAGCTTGAGCGGGCGCTGCGTCCTTTGGAGGATCACTATCAGCCACCTCTGAGCCCCCCTCCAGATTTGGTTTCCAAGACCATGTCGGCGTTGCCGCCGCTACCAATCCCAGCGAACTCGGAGTCGAGCGATTTTCCGCTGCCGGAGGATGCCTTGGCGGGTTTTCCTGTGGCCGCGATGAATGACGGCGTCGAGACACCCGCCCGCAGCGGTTCTGGCTGGGCCGATTGGATGGCCAGTGCGCTCAGCGCAGCAGTTCTGCTCGCTCTCATTCTCCCATCGCTTGCGGAAGGGCGGTTTGAATCGCGGCGCGCCGCTTGCCAGGATCAACTTCGTCAATTCGGCACAGCCCTCACCCAGTTCGTCAATCGTGACGAACAGTCGCGTCTGCCTGCCGTGGCCAAAGAGGGGCCTGAAGCTTTTGCGGGAATCTATGCTGTGCGTCTTAATGAAGCGGGGCTATTGGGCGACGTTTCAAGTGGCCCGACCACCAGAGATTCAAGCAGCGAGCATTACATGTTATCACGCTGGTGCCCATCACTTGGTCGGCCTACCGCAAACGCCTTCTCGAAAAGTTCGATCGATCACGTCGCAACGATCGACGAACTCCATCACGCCGACCATGACACGCTTCGTGAGCTCCAGCAATTAGCCGGTGGTCATTATGCTTACACCCTCGGTGTCGTCGACGGGAACGATTTTGGATCACCAAAATTCGAATCACGCTCCTCTTTTGCCGTGATGTCGGACTCGCCAGGTAACCAATTCATAGGAAGCCAGGGGCCGACAAGCAGTGCGTCGCATGGCAGGTTGGGTGTGAATATCTTGTATGAAGATGGACGTGTCCAATTTGTTTCGCTAAGTTCACTTGGCAGCATCCCAGATCATCCATGGTTCAACTATCGAGGTGACGTCGAAGCGGGCGTGAACATTGACGACGCTTCCTTGGCTCCGAGTTGGCGACCACCATTCGCCAACGTGCGTCAGCGATAG
- a CDS encoding glycine zipper domain-containing protein has translation MFANNLPNNAFRCLVIAVCAVTATPSSHAQTGQQRGATLGGLAGAVAGGLIGDHNGEAGAGAAIGGVVGAVTGGLLGNANDKERAYREQQYYKQAQQSAAVATQSAVSVADVANMSRSGLSDSVIVNQINQRGVQQTLSVADIIALHQAGVRETVITAMQQAPTGIQRSAPAAQPIVQQPVIQPAPVYIQERVVVPTYVPHSYYHHRPPYRPSSRSRIKIRF, from the coding sequence ATGTTTGCGAACAATCTACCCAACAATGCGTTTCGGTGCCTTGTCATCGCGGTTTGTGCCGTTACGGCGACACCGTCGAGTCATGCTCAAACCGGACAGCAGCGAGGAGCCACACTCGGCGGATTGGCTGGCGCGGTCGCGGGTGGTCTGATCGGTGACCACAATGGAGAAGCAGGTGCTGGAGCGGCGATTGGCGGTGTTGTCGGGGCCGTCACGGGCGGTCTTCTTGGTAACGCAAACGATAAAGAGCGTGCCTATCGCGAACAACAATACTACAAACAAGCTCAGCAATCCGCCGCCGTGGCTACTCAAAGTGCCGTTTCCGTCGCCGACGTTGCCAACATGAGCCGAAGTGGTTTGAGTGATTCGGTCATTGTCAATCAAATCAATCAACGCGGGGTCCAGCAAACGTTGTCCGTTGCAGATATTATCGCACTCCATCAGGCTGGGGTCCGAGAAACCGTGATCACAGCGATGCAGCAAGCACCCACCGGGATCCAACGGTCGGCTCCCGCCGCTCAACCGATTGTCCAACAACCGGTAATCCAGCCTGCTCCGGTTTATATCCAAGAACGTGTCGTCGTGCCGACTTACGTCCCCCATTCCTATTACCACCATCGACCTCCGTACCGTCCCAGCAGTCGCTCGCGAATCAAAATCCGGTTTTAA
- a CDS encoding DeoR/GlpR family DNA-binding transcription regulator, with the protein MKTKSRREKLRSLVQARGFAALGELADALGVSESTIRRDLEQLEQMGAARRTHGGVFWTGDPSTMRVFGNRRDTMWKAKSSIGRIAAELVEDYDTILLDGGSTTYELARHLVKRPLQVVTNSLPVAHLLSSSESIDLIMIGGSIRGRTAVAIGPIADTMLHSLNVTKVFLSVAGITERGFFNSDLMLVESEKAMIAAADQVFVVTDSSKFGKVSLSRICGLGDVRAVITDSEIENCWKKRFETAGVGLVLASMAKVSSSDEASHKSHLHPDQAE; encoded by the coding sequence GTGAAAACCAAATCACGACGCGAAAAGCTTCGCAGCCTAGTCCAGGCACGCGGATTTGCCGCACTTGGCGAATTGGCCGATGCCCTAGGTGTCAGCGAGTCAACGATTCGTCGGGATCTTGAGCAGTTGGAACAAATGGGTGCTGCTCGGCGCACGCATGGTGGTGTTTTTTGGACGGGCGACCCATCAACGATGCGTGTCTTCGGCAACCGCCGCGACACGATGTGGAAAGCGAAAAGCTCGATTGGGCGGATCGCAGCCGAATTGGTTGAAGACTACGACACGATTTTGCTCGACGGTGGCAGCACGACCTACGAATTGGCTCGTCACTTGGTCAAGCGACCGTTGCAGGTAGTGACCAATAGTTTGCCCGTTGCACATTTATTGAGTTCGAGTGAGTCGATTGATTTGATCATGATTGGCGGCAGCATACGTGGGCGGACGGCGGTGGCGATTGGTCCGATCGCCGACACGATGCTTCATTCGCTCAATGTTACGAAGGTATTTTTGTCGGTTGCGGGAATCACCGAACGCGGTTTTTTCAACAGCGACTTGATGTTGGTCGAAAGTGAAAAAGCGATGATCGCCGCCGCCGATCAGGTTTTTGTGGTGACCGATAGTAGTAAGTTTGGCAAGGTAAGTTTGAGTCGGATTTGCGGGCTAGGCGATGTGCGAGCCGTCATTACTGACTCAGAAATCGAAAACTGTTGGAAAAAACGTTTTGAGACCGCAGGAGTTGGATTAGTCTTAGCTTCGATGGCTAAGGTTTCGAGCTCGGACGAAGCGAGTCACAAATCCCATCTTCATCCCGATCAAGCAGAATAA
- a CDS encoding tetratricopeptide repeat protein: protein MSVDQYANCPCGSGKKIKFCKCKESVGELDRVLKMVDGGQVVPALDRLSKILEEHPDAAWALAIRGRLLLDLREYRSLADNADRFIRLQPSNPLALTQRSAAEVFTGDVKAATHSMLEALTESGREVDAFVLDVSSVVAFFLAQKGVFLTARVYASLSMMATGYEGSQMSSQLLRELNGTATLNQLLKSVPKAIARPKDAEWGERYDEAATLLRSNKVLLAQSKLESLRRSYAFEPAILSGLLTCAIWRGDTAAQSKFCKKLSECESLDFAERVDYRALSSLVNPEDQDLATENYKLTVEVEKLDEIEIAMTAHNRFTSLPAEMLTQMRESEEDVAPRTGFQILDRERPESLEGLPPISEIPESIAIVPCFGRQTDRAARVEVLEVSGSDLETVTSFLQEIVGDSAEIKTEAVAPLPFLMAVQPQIAMIRFKAMPDEAEKMQHDLVQQRMPQKIASAKLGILGNASLIDTADDESKMLERSVVIRVAQQYDVIVSKGDNIMPEAYALAKLQPPPMLKLSDDDIESVANSDLNRIDASDLSDESCLYLLQRAQQISATPAIRCFAKRIIEADLPEDMKMAKMLAYQTLINAARGNSEAIAVLDEAKAFGDANGLPIANLLLSEVGLRLQAGDGQGFQNTIATLTTKYSGDPEVMAQLQQMLISYGLIRPDGTPRQAPPGAGAGGAPIPAAPGQAAAAGGGGLWTPDNPTAAPQDSAGDGGGSKLWVPGMD from the coding sequence ATGTCCGTTGACCAATACGCGAACTGCCCCTGCGGTAGTGGAAAAAAAATCAAGTTCTGCAAGTGCAAGGAATCCGTCGGCGAGCTTGATCGAGTTCTCAAGATGGTGGACGGAGGTCAAGTTGTTCCAGCTCTTGATCGACTCTCGAAAATTCTCGAAGAGCACCCCGACGCGGCCTGGGCTTTGGCGATCCGCGGACGCCTATTGCTCGATCTTCGCGAATACCGTTCGCTTGCGGATAACGCAGATCGTTTCATCCGTCTGCAGCCAAGCAATCCATTGGCGTTGACCCAGCGATCTGCTGCCGAGGTATTTACCGGCGACGTCAAAGCGGCAACCCATTCGATGCTTGAAGCTTTGACCGAGAGCGGACGCGAAGTCGATGCCTTCGTACTTGATGTGTCATCGGTGGTTGCCTTCTTCTTGGCCCAAAAAGGTGTGTTCTTGACCGCTCGGGTCTACGCAAGTCTATCGATGATGGCGACAGGTTACGAAGGCAGTCAAATGTCGTCGCAGCTACTTCGAGAGCTCAACGGCACCGCCACCCTCAACCAGTTGCTCAAATCGGTCCCCAAAGCAATTGCACGCCCGAAGGATGCGGAGTGGGGCGAACGCTACGACGAAGCGGCAACCCTACTGCGTAGCAACAAGGTGTTACTAGCCCAATCGAAACTCGAGTCGCTGCGCCGCAGCTATGCGTTTGAGCCAGCCATCTTGTCAGGACTACTAACCTGTGCGATCTGGCGTGGCGATACCGCCGCACAGAGCAAGTTCTGCAAGAAGCTATCCGAATGCGAGTCGCTCGACTTTGCCGAACGCGTCGACTATCGCGCACTTTCCTCACTCGTCAATCCTGAAGACCAAGATTTGGCGACGGAAAACTACAAGCTAACTGTCGAAGTTGAAAAACTCGATGAGATCGAAATTGCGATGACGGCGCACAACCGCTTCACATCGCTGCCCGCTGAAATGTTGACACAAATGCGAGAATCCGAAGAGGACGTTGCGCCACGTACCGGATTCCAAATTCTTGACCGCGAGCGCCCCGAATCGCTCGAGGGTTTGCCGCCGATCAGCGAGATTCCGGAATCGATTGCAATCGTTCCCTGCTTTGGTCGCCAAACCGATCGTGCGGCTCGCGTCGAGGTATTGGAAGTGAGTGGCTCGGATCTCGAAACCGTCACCAGCTTCCTTCAAGAAATTGTTGGTGATTCAGCGGAAATCAAGACAGAGGCGGTTGCCCCCTTGCCGTTTTTAATGGCGGTCCAGCCACAAATTGCGATGATCCGATTCAAGGCCATGCCCGATGAAGCAGAGAAGATGCAGCATGACTTGGTTCAGCAACGAATGCCGCAAAAAATCGCTTCAGCGAAATTGGGGATTCTCGGAAACGCATCGCTAATCGATACGGCCGATGATGAGTCGAAGATGCTTGAGCGGAGCGTCGTTATCCGCGTTGCTCAACAATATGACGTGATCGTGTCCAAGGGCGATAACATCATGCCCGAAGCCTACGCACTTGCCAAACTGCAACCACCACCGATGCTCAAACTTAGCGATGACGATATCGAGTCGGTTGCCAATTCCGATTTGAACCGAATTGATGCGAGTGACCTGAGTGACGAATCGTGCTTGTATTTGCTTCAGCGCGCTCAGCAGATTTCGGCAACGCCAGCAATTCGTTGCTTTGCAAAACGGATTATTGAGGCTGATTTGCCAGAAGACATGAAGATGGCGAAGATGCTGGCGTATCAAACGTTGATCAACGCTGCTCGCGGCAACAGCGAAGCGATTGCGGTCCTTGATGAGGCCAAGGCATTCGGCGATGCAAACGGACTTCCGATCGCCAATCTGCTCCTCAGCGAAGTGGGGCTAAGGTTGCAAGCAGGCGATGGCCAAGGATTCCAGAACACGATCGCTACATTGACAACCAAGTACAGCGGCGATCCTGAGGTAATGGCACAACTCCAACAAATGCTAATCTCCTATGGGCTCATCCGGCCGGACGGGACTCCGCGACAAGCGCCTCCGGGTGCGGGTGCGGGCGGCGCTCCAATCCCCGCAGCGCCTGGACAAGCTGCAGCGGCAGGCGGCGGCGGGCTATGGACCCCCGACAATCCAACCGCAGCCCCCCAAGATTCCGCTGGCGACGGTGGCGGGAGCAAGCTATGGGTTCCAGGAATGGATTAG
- a CDS encoding BMC domain-containing protein, with product MAKVSEALGMIETKGFIALVEASDAMMKAANVQFLGWDKVGSGLVSAFVTGDVAAVKAATDAGAAAAGRIGEVVTVQVIPRPHDDLSKVLKTMGAPTKAKA from the coding sequence ATGGCAAAAGTAAGTGAAGCGCTCGGTATGATTGAAACGAAGGGCTTCATCGCTCTCGTCGAAGCAAGCGACGCAATGATGAAGGCTGCGAACGTCCAATTCCTCGGTTGGGATAAGGTCGGCAGCGGTTTGGTAAGTGCCTTCGTGACGGGCGATGTTGCAGCGGTCAAAGCAGCTACCGACGCGGGTGCAGCAGCAGCAGGACGCATTGGCGAAGTCGTCACGGTCCAGGTGATCCCACGACCTCACGATGACTTGAGCAAGGTCCTCAAGACGATGGGCGCTCCAACAAAAGCGAAAGCGTAA